The Lepeophtheirus salmonis chromosome 1, UVic_Lsal_1.4, whole genome shotgun sequence genome has a segment encoding these proteins:
- the LOC121131813 gene encoding cyclin-dependent kinase 6, translating to MSLEDRSNSIDNSSGGGSQFDNAAPDSSSDRARESDAVDSTTFESPLATEGRLDNQGRVLQTLRDPSHYEELNVIGNGAYGTVYRARNKTDDTIVALKKMRFSLTEDGVPMAILREISLLKQLEKFEHPNIVRLLDICHGHRRDREMSLYLVFEHVHQDLASYLENCPSPGLGSDRIKDIFFQILNGIDFLHSHRIVHRDLKPQNLLITRDLTVKLTDFGLARIYEFYTLLTSVVVTLWYRSPEVLMGLSYATPVDMWSCGCIFAELFLRKPLFPGQNEMGQLAKIFEVIGTPGESEWSESSAVTRSNFNNFRTRDWTEVVPEIDAQGRDLIERLLCFSTNRRLTAAEALQHPYFTDYGFEPITLSPSSSSSRSMRTSEGTVSDRSLDSSSLSFSSHDDSFGNMSGTSDKP from the exons ATGAGTCTGGAGGATCGTAGTAACAGCATTGATAATAGCAGCGGCGGTGGTAGTCAATTCGATAATGCAGCTCCAGACTCTTCCTCGGATAGGGCAAGGGAAAGTGATGCGGTGGACTCTACGACTTTTGAATCTCCATTGGCAACAGAAGGACGGTTGGATAATCAAGGGAGAGTTCTTCAGACGCTGAGGGATCCCTCGCACTATGAAGAGTTGAATGTGATTGGGAATG GTGCTTATGGTACTGTGTATCGGGCTCGTAATAAGACTGATGATACGATTGTCGCATTGAAAAAGATGCGTTTCTCCCTTACAGAGGATGGTGTTCCCATGGCTATCCTCCGGGAGATTTCTCTCCTCAAACAATTGGAGAAGTTTGAGCATCCAAACATTGTTcg TCTGTTAGACATATGCCATGGACACCGAAGAGATCGAGAAATGTCTCTTTACTTAGTTTTTGAACATGTTCATCAAGATCTTGCCTCATATCTCGAGAATTGTCCTTCTCCTGGACTAGGATCTGATCGAATCAAG gatatattttttcaaattctgaaTGGTATTGACTTTTTGCATAGTCATCGCATAGTACATAGGGACCTGAAACCCCAGAATTTATTGATAACTCGTGATTTGACTGTTAAGTTGACTGATTTTGGATTGGCTCGTATATACGAGTTCTACACACTTCTCACGTCTGTG gTGGTAACACTTTGGTACAGGAGTCCTGAAGTTCTGATGGGGCTGTCTTACGCAACTCCAGTTGATATGTGGAGTTGTGGCTGTATATTTGCTGAACTTTTTCTTAGAAAACCCTTATTCCCCGGTCAAAACGAGATGGGACAACTTGCAAAGATTTTTGAAGTGATTGGTACTCCGGGTGAATCTGAATGGTCTGAATCATCTGCCGTTACTCGATCCAACTTTAACAATTTTAGAACGAGAGATTGGACTGAAGTTGTGCCAGAGATAGATGCTCAAGGAAGGGATTTGATAGAG AGGCTTTTATGCTTTTCAACAAATCGCCGCCTCACTGCCGCTGAGGCTCTACAGCACCCTTATTTCACTGATTATGGTTTTGAGCCAATTACGCTGTCTCCTTCTTCGTCCTCTTCAAGGTCAATGCGTACATCGGAGGGAACTGTGTCTGACAGATCACTGGACTCGTCGTCTCTGTCGTTTTCAAGCCATGATGATTCGTTTGGTAACATGAGTGGAACTAGTGACAAACCGTAA